In the Rhabdothermincola sediminis genome, one interval contains:
- a CDS encoding acyl-CoA synthetase: protein MEFNLAVLNEAIASEIGDREAIVWRDRRITYAQLAERTRRLANLLLDRGFEVRAERDRLAGWESGQDHLALYLHNGNEYLEGMLGAYKARVAPFNVNYRYVAEELRYLLDDAGARGIIYHSAFAPTLEEVRADLPSLELLLQVPDESGHGLLPDAVWYEDALAAASPAPPPVQPSPDDLYILYTGGTTGMPKGVLWRQADIFPAAMGGRDLATGEEWPDLDAVVASARNGGAKLMPAPPFMHGAAHWMAFTAFNWGNTIVLPANTRSLDAADVWATVQAEAVNILLIVGDAFGRPLLDELERGDYDLSSMLMLVSGGAALSAPVKNRFVELQPSMAILDGLGSSETGQQASQVSAAGAQATTGTFTPGPGMCIVSEDLTRVIEPTSDELGWLAQKGRVPLGYLGDEAKTRKTFPVIDGVRYSVPGDRANYTAEGLLQLHGRDSVTINSGGEKIFAEEVEQALAHHPAVYDVVVTGRPSERWGSEVVAIVQLRDGFEADVASLLAECEKHIARYKLPKDVVFVDRIVRSPAGKADYRWAREVAAGSPTS, encoded by the coding sequence ATGGAGTTCAACCTCGCCGTCCTCAACGAAGCCATCGCCAGTGAGATCGGCGACCGCGAAGCGATCGTGTGGCGCGATCGCCGCATCACCTACGCCCAGCTGGCGGAGCGCACCCGGCGGCTCGCGAACCTGCTGCTCGACCGCGGCTTCGAGGTGCGCGCCGAGCGGGACCGCCTCGCGGGTTGGGAGTCGGGCCAGGACCACCTCGCGCTCTACCTCCACAACGGCAACGAGTACCTGGAGGGCATGCTCGGCGCCTACAAGGCCCGGGTCGCGCCCTTCAACGTGAACTACCGCTACGTGGCCGAGGAGCTGCGCTACCTGCTCGACGACGCCGGGGCGCGCGGGATCATCTACCACTCGGCGTTCGCCCCGACGCTCGAGGAGGTCCGTGCCGACCTCCCCAGCCTCGAGCTGTTGCTGCAGGTGCCCGACGAATCCGGCCACGGGCTGCTACCCGACGCGGTGTGGTACGAAGACGCCCTGGCTGCAGCCAGCCCCGCCCCCCCACCGGTGCAGCCCTCACCCGACGACCTCTACATCCTCTACACCGGCGGCACCACCGGCATGCCGAAAGGGGTGCTGTGGCGGCAGGCCGACATCTTCCCCGCCGCGATGGGCGGGCGGGACCTGGCCACCGGGGAGGAGTGGCCGGACCTCGACGCCGTCGTGGCGAGTGCCCGCAATGGCGGCGCCAAGCTCATGCCGGCACCCCCGTTCATGCACGGCGCCGCCCACTGGATGGCGTTCACCGCCTTCAACTGGGGGAACACCATCGTGCTACCGGCCAACACCCGAAGCCTCGATGCCGCCGACGTGTGGGCCACGGTGCAGGCCGAGGCGGTGAACATCCTGCTCATCGTGGGTGACGCCTTCGGCCGCCCACTGCTCGACGAGTTGGAGCGAGGCGACTATGACCTCAGCTCGATGCTCATGCTGGTCAGCGGGGGCGCGGCGCTGAGCGCGCCGGTGAAGAACCGGTTCGTCGAGCTGCAGCCGTCCATGGCCATCTTGGACGGGCTCGGCTCCTCGGAGACCGGCCAGCAGGCCTCCCAAGTGAGCGCCGCCGGCGCGCAGGCCACGACCGGCACCTTCACCCCAGGGCCGGGGATGTGCATCGTGAGCGAGGACCTGACCCGGGTGATCGAACCGACCAGCGACGAGCTGGGCTGGCTGGCCCAGAAGGGTCGGGTGCCGCTGGGGTACCTCGGGGACGAGGCCAAGACCCGCAAGACCTTCCCGGTCATCGACGGGGTGCGCTACTCGGTGCCCGGTGATCGGGCCAACTACACCGCCGAGGGCTTGCTGCAGTTGCACGGCCGCGACTCGGTCACCATCAACTCCGGGGGCGAGAAGATCTTCGCCGAGGAGGTGGAGCAGGCACTGGCCCACCATCCCGCCGTCTACGACGTGGTGGTCACCGGCCGGCCGAGCGAGCGGTGGGGCAGCGAGGTCGTGGCCATCGTGCAGCTCCGCGACGGTTTCGAGGCGGACGTGGCCAGCCTGCTCGCCGAGTGCGAGAAGCACATCGCCCGCTACAAGCTGCCCAAGGACGTCGTGTTCGTCGACCGCATCGTGCGCAGCCCGGCCGGCAAGGCCGACTATCGCTGGGCCAGAGAGGTCGCGGCCGGGTCACCGACCTCCTGA
- a CDS encoding acyl-CoA dehydrogenase family protein: protein MAIDFTFPPEIDEVRFKVRDFCDTVVRPVEARAEEQRWSRDDWIKAIIEMRAAAKEWGLWLPHMPKEWGGMGLSHVAMASVSAEAGKTRMGPFALNAQAPDEGNMHTLLHWGTDEQKEQYLRPLCEGYARSCFAMTEPEVAGSDPTLIQTRAYEDGDEWVINGHKWFISGARGAQFAILIARTEDDPDLPQAANSAFLVDIPSEGWEIVRDVETMSGSHNHCEIRITDLRVHKSKMLGGRGQGHLLGQARLGPARLAHCMRWIGQAEVALDMMVDRALERYSHGSLLAEKQGIQWLIADSAMELYQCKLMVLHAAYLIDRGLDFKTEVSMAKHFVANSLWRIIDRAIQVHGALGYSTDTPLADMLKQARWARFADGADEIHQMRIAQRTIAAYKDHGTTKPATGNLPL from the coding sequence ATGGCCATCGACTTCACTTTCCCGCCCGAGATCGACGAGGTCCGGTTCAAGGTCCGCGACTTCTGTGACACGGTCGTGCGCCCCGTGGAGGCTCGGGCCGAGGAGCAACGCTGGTCGAGAGACGACTGGATCAAGGCCATCATCGAGATGCGCGCCGCAGCCAAGGAATGGGGGCTGTGGTTGCCGCACATGCCGAAGGAGTGGGGCGGCATGGGGCTCAGCCACGTGGCGATGGCCAGCGTCTCGGCCGAAGCCGGCAAGACCCGCATGGGCCCCTTCGCCCTGAACGCGCAGGCCCCCGACGAGGGCAACATGCACACCCTCCTCCACTGGGGCACCGACGAGCAGAAGGAGCAGTACCTGCGGCCGCTGTGCGAGGGTTACGCCCGGTCGTGCTTCGCCATGACGGAGCCGGAGGTCGCGGGATCGGATCCCACACTCATCCAGACCCGCGCCTACGAGGACGGCGACGAGTGGGTGATCAACGGGCACAAGTGGTTCATCTCCGGCGCCCGGGGCGCGCAGTTCGCGATCCTGATCGCCCGCACCGAGGACGATCCCGACCTGCCCCAGGCCGCCAATTCGGCCTTCCTGGTCGACATCCCCAGCGAGGGCTGGGAGATCGTCCGGGACGTAGAGACCATGTCCGGCAGCCACAACCACTGCGAGATCCGCATCACCGACCTGCGGGTACACAAGTCGAAGATGCTGGGCGGGCGGGGGCAGGGCCACCTGCTGGGGCAGGCTCGGCTCGGGCCCGCTCGCCTGGCGCACTGCATGCGCTGGATCGGCCAGGCCGAGGTGGCACTCGACATGATGGTCGACCGGGCCCTCGAGCGTTACAGCCACGGGTCGCTGCTGGCGGAGAAGCAGGGCATCCAGTGGCTCATCGCGGACTCGGCCATGGAGCTGTACCAGTGCAAGCTGATGGTCCTGCACGCCGCGTACCTGATCGACCGGGGCCTGGACTTCAAGACCGAGGTCTCGATGGCGAAGCACTTCGTCGCCAACTCCCTGTGGCGGATCATCGACCGGGCCATCCAGGTGCACGGGGCGCTCGGCTACTCCACCGACACGCCACTCGCCGACATGCTCAAGCAGGCCCGGTGGGCCCGGTTCGCCGACGGCGCGGACGAGATCCACCAGATGCGGATCGCGCAGCGCACCATCGCGGCCTACAAGGACCACGGCACCACCAAGCCGGCCACCGGCAACCTGCCGCTCTGA
- a CDS encoding site-2 protease family protein translates to MARRPQLTIAGIPVRVEPTFFVIIALLGVNPLDPDLLFIGTWIAIAFVSILVHELGHAAAFRLYGIRPSITLHGFGGLTAGNGVLSPARRIVVSLTGPLSALAMLGLPALWLDLSGVLSSVEARTIVSQVVWINIGWSLLNLLPILPLDGGQVFAAVADLLTGGRGRRVAEVFSVALAAVLGIWALRSGLVVGAVLAAMFAAMNLSSLARARSDELAAQLQDAHRLLLAHRPEDAEEVVQRVLASRPTGDTLAWAAELAAWARLWRGDSAGAELVLRRCAPAAVPSHCYRAAEALAAGRTDEGVALMAWALANEPPGPAKSLAAVAAAGSGQAMAVARELLLIGPPGVQAAGLLRQLLEHAGYRAEALSVGQLLARL, encoded by the coding sequence ATGGCCAGGCGACCCCAGCTCACCATCGCCGGCATCCCGGTGCGGGTCGAGCCCACCTTCTTCGTGATCATCGCCCTCCTGGGCGTCAACCCCCTCGATCCCGACCTGCTCTTCATCGGTACGTGGATCGCCATCGCCTTCGTCTCGATCCTGGTGCACGAGCTCGGTCACGCGGCGGCGTTCCGGCTCTACGGGATCCGGCCCTCCATCACCCTGCACGGCTTCGGCGGGCTCACCGCCGGGAACGGGGTGCTGTCGCCGGCCCGCCGCATCGTGGTCAGCCTCACCGGTCCGCTCTCAGCCCTGGCCATGCTGGGGTTGCCCGCGCTGTGGCTCGATCTCAGCGGCGTGCTCAGCTCCGTCGAGGCCCGCACCATCGTGTCGCAGGTGGTGTGGATCAACATCGGCTGGTCACTGCTGAACCTCCTGCCGATCCTCCCCCTCGACGGGGGGCAGGTCTTCGCCGCCGTCGCCGACCTGCTCACCGGTGGCCGGGGCCGGCGGGTGGCCGAGGTGTTCTCGGTCGCGCTAGCCGCCGTGCTCGGGATCTGGGCCCTCCGGTCGGGGCTGGTGGTCGGGGCGGTGCTGGCCGCGATGTTCGCGGCGATGAACCTCTCGTCGCTGGCGCGGGCCCGCTCTGACGAGTTGGCCGCGCAGCTGCAGGATGCGCACCGGCTCCTGCTCGCGCACCGGCCGGAGGACGCCGAGGAGGTGGTGCAGCGGGTGCTCGCCTCCCGGCCCACCGGGGACACCCTCGCCTGGGCGGCCGAGCTCGCCGCCTGGGCCCGGCTGTGGCGAGGCGACTCTGCTGGGGCCGAGCTCGTCCTCCGCCGCTGCGCCCCCGCGGCCGTCCCGTCGCACTGCTACCGGGCTGCCGAGGCCCTCGCCGCCGGGCGCACCGACGAGGGTGTGGCGCTGATGGCCTGGGCGCTGGCCAACGAACCGCCGGGACCGGCGAAGAGCCTCGCAGCGGTCGCCGCCGCCGGATCAGGTCAGGCGATGGCCGTGGCTCGCGAGCTGCTGCTGATCGGCCCGCCCGGGGTGCAGGCCGCGGGGTTGCTCCGCCAGCTCCTCGAGCACGCCGGCTACCGGGCCGAGGCGCTCTCGGTCGGGCAGCTGCTGGCGCGCCTGTAA
- a CDS encoding GNAT family N-acetyltransferase, which yields MTGAVRQATEADAEAIVALAVEAFGESDGPAVRAYHRFGEGVAMWAVVDDGDRVVSASARIPHTFSLDGVELPGSQIEYVATAAGHRRQGLVRAQFEHHHARAAAGGELIQFIGGIPYLYRRFGYGYGLDHPLLFLPDETLLARQMASSGSPPLVRDATPDDLDALLALESRRPEAGIRTVRDRARWQLHFDLAASGPFERLLVTERSGRVTGWARLHHRPEERQLHLLPSVCAEPGALTALVHAALDLAEDSVGPPQRLPRRGPQRRAGDLPLHLGGAHRLREGRGGRRRPGARGGGPHRRAGRWHRARLVPGAGARALGGHEPGGAGERRVARTAPGAHGGLLPPPAR from the coding sequence GTGACCGGCGCGGTGAGGCAGGCGACCGAGGCCGACGCAGAGGCCATCGTGGCCCTGGCCGTGGAGGCCTTCGGGGAGTCCGACGGCCCGGCGGTGCGGGCCTACCACCGCTTCGGCGAGGGTGTGGCCATGTGGGCGGTGGTCGACGACGGCGACCGCGTGGTGTCCGCCTCGGCCCGGATCCCCCACACCTTCTCCCTCGATGGGGTGGAGCTGCCGGGAAGCCAGATCGAGTACGTCGCCACCGCGGCGGGCCATCGCCGGCAGGGGCTGGTGCGGGCCCAGTTCGAGCACCACCACGCCCGGGCCGCGGCCGGCGGCGAGCTGATCCAGTTCATCGGCGGCATCCCCTACCTCTACCGGCGGTTCGGCTACGGCTACGGCCTCGACCACCCGCTGCTGTTCCTCCCCGACGAGACCCTCCTGGCCCGCCAGATGGCGTCGTCGGGCTCGCCGCCACTGGTGCGCGACGCCACCCCCGACGACCTCGATGCCCTCTTGGCGCTGGAGTCCCGGCGACCCGAGGCGGGCATCCGCACCGTGCGTGACCGGGCCCGCTGGCAGCTCCACTTCGACCTGGCGGCGTCCGGTCCGTTCGAGCGCCTCCTCGTGACCGAGCGCAGCGGCCGGGTCACCGGCTGGGCGAGGCTCCACCACCGGCCCGAGGAGCGCCAGCTCCACCTCCTGCCCAGCGTGTGCGCGGAACCGGGCGCGCTGACCGCACTGGTGCACGCCGCGCTGGACCTGGCGGAGGACAGCGTGGGCCCGCCTCAACGCCTCCCCCGACGCGGGCCGCAGCGGCGAGCTGGCGATCTCCCTCTACACCTCGGGGGTGCGCATCGCCTTCGAGAAGGGCGAGGTGGTAGGCGTCGACCGGGCGCCCGCGGTGGAGGACCCCACCGTCGTGCAGGGCGTTGGCATCGCGCCCGACTGGTTCCCGGCGCTGGTGCTCGGGCGCTGGGGGGCCACGAGCCTGGCGGAGCGGGTGAACGACGTGTTGCTCGGACGGCACCGGGAGCTCATGGAGGTCTTCTTCCCCCGCCGGCCCGCTGA
- a CDS encoding ubiquinone/menaquinone biosynthesis methyltransferase translates to MATRSRLPVGEEKVRAVRSMFDAIAPRYDLVNRLMTFRMDVGWRRRTVRRLGLRPGSLVADLACGTGDLCRELQRGELRPVGVDLSMGMLAAARTDAPLIQGDALRLPLPDGVADGVTCGFALRNLVDLGAFFTELARVVRPGGRIALLEVAEPPNPVLRAGHRIYFGRVVPRIGGLLSDADAYRYLPESVAYLPPTADLLGSLARAGFTDVRRELLSAGIAQLITATRTRAEWA, encoded by the coding sequence ATGGCGACCCGGTCCCGGCTGCCGGTGGGTGAGGAGAAGGTGCGCGCCGTGCGCTCGATGTTCGACGCCATCGCTCCCCGCTACGACCTGGTCAACCGCCTCATGACCTTCCGGATGGACGTGGGGTGGCGGCGGCGCACCGTCCGGCGGTTGGGCCTGCGCCCCGGATCCCTGGTCGCCGACCTGGCCTGCGGCACCGGCGACCTGTGCCGGGAGCTGCAGCGCGGCGAGCTGCGGCCGGTGGGCGTCGACCTGTCGATGGGGATGCTGGCCGCCGCCCGCACCGACGCGCCGCTGATCCAGGGAGACGCCCTCCGCCTCCCGCTACCCGACGGCGTCGCCGACGGGGTCACCTGCGGGTTCGCGCTGCGCAACCTGGTCGACCTCGGGGCGTTCTTCACCGAGCTGGCCCGGGTGGTGCGGCCCGGCGGGCGGATCGCGCTGCTCGAGGTGGCGGAGCCACCGAACCCGGTCCTGCGTGCCGGTCACCGCATCTACTTCGGCAGGGTCGTCCCCCGAATCGGCGGGCTGCTCTCGGATGCCGACGCCTACCGCTACCTGCCCGAGTCCGTGGCCTACCTCCCGCCGACCGCGGACTTGCTGGGCTCGCTCGCCCGGGCGGGGTTCACGGACGTCAGGCGGGAGCTGCTGTCGGCCGGTATCGCCCAGCTCATCACCGCCACCCGCACCAGGGCCGAGTGGGCGTGA